From Nguyenibacter vanlangensis, one genomic window encodes:
- a CDS encoding enolase C-terminal domain-like protein, which yields MSVEHRFRENTLSYYSVEHLHPFKRLRLNGIFSSRGDIGMRTRFFHVTLPLKRPFAHMAHKRTTSDSVVLMIEHQGVTGIGECAPRKYVTGETAEQVIWSVNSALKSRGVAEALEASPIEFLSGMLNGDKRFSDIASLPNNARCLLEMALLDWLCHARSIALCDVIAASFESGLMPSKEITRVLDGHRNLDDFLSSDGPFHCIKVKATINSQSDIETVEKLRESIGPNRDIIVDANMGWTDENARSSMAKLGRAGATLFEEPLPARRYLDLADLRATTNQPIMLDESLCTLQDGEEAIARSSVDAFNIRISKNGGISGALGLIRLAQSSGIRWQLGVQVAEVGPLVAAERHLACTVGGYLTVEAGIGDEIFDEFVVDPYPTPDRKNNTIILPPGDGLGVQLSSNINKYNTALT from the coding sequence ATGTCGGTTGAACACCGGTTCCGTGAAAATACCCTAAGTTATTATTCTGTCGAGCATCTTCACCCGTTCAAACGACTCCGTTTGAACGGGATCTTCTCCAGCCGAGGGGACATCGGGATGAGAACGCGTTTTTTCCACGTAACGCTCCCCTTAAAGCGGCCGTTTGCTCACATGGCACATAAGCGGACCACATCCGACAGCGTTGTCCTTATGATTGAACACCAAGGCGTTACAGGAATCGGTGAATGTGCGCCGCGGAAATATGTCACCGGAGAGACGGCCGAGCAGGTGATATGGTCGGTGAACTCCGCTCTTAAGAGTCGCGGCGTCGCGGAGGCACTCGAAGCAAGTCCCATCGAGTTTCTTTCCGGAATGCTAAACGGTGACAAGCGCTTTAGTGACATCGCATCGCTGCCCAACAACGCGCGATGCCTGTTGGAAATGGCGCTGCTCGATTGGCTCTGCCATGCAAGATCGATCGCATTATGTGACGTCATAGCTGCGTCATTTGAGTCCGGCTTGATGCCGAGCAAGGAAATCACGCGTGTTCTCGATGGCCATCGGAATCTGGATGATTTTCTCAGTTCGGACGGTCCGTTTCACTGCATAAAGGTAAAGGCTACGATAAATAGCCAATCGGATATCGAGACCGTTGAGAAATTGCGTGAAAGCATAGGGCCAAACCGCGATATAATAGTCGATGCCAATATGGGCTGGACAGACGAGAATGCCCGGTCGTCGATGGCCAAACTTGGACGAGCCGGAGCTACGCTGTTTGAGGAGCCTCTTCCCGCACGACGATACCTGGATTTGGCCGATCTCAGGGCCACAACGAATCAGCCAATTATGCTGGACGAGTCCCTGTGCACACTTCAGGACGGAGAGGAGGCAATTGCGCGATCGAGCGTTGACGCCTTCAACATCAGAATTTCCAAGAATGGCGGGATATCGGGCGCGCTTGGCCTGATACGCCTGGCTCAATCGTCGGGTATCCGTTGGCAACTGGGCGTTCAAGTCGCCGAGGTCGGGCCGCTGGTTGCGGCCGAACGGCATTTAGCGTGTACGGTCGGGGGCTATTTGACTGTCGAGGCGGGAATTGGTGACGAGATATTTGACGAATTTGTCGTGGATCCTTATCCCACGCCCGATCGAAAAAATAATACAATAATACTTCCACCAGGCGACGGGCTTGGCGTTCAACTATCTTCAAATATAAATAAGTACAATACAGCACTTACCTGA
- a CDS encoding LysR family transcriptional regulator, producing MHPKDLSLLACLDVLLSEGSVAGAASRMNLSTPAMSRILGRIRSLTGDPILVRAGRGMVPTPRAEEIREQVSALVENARQILQGSSQFSPHLLKRTFTLRATDGFVSSFGSHLIDSLSKCAPHVSLRFAPQGDEDVAGLREGAVDLDIASINISGPEIITQSLFSDRFVGVVKKSHPLASGKVTVERFCNYPQISASRRGRKQGPLDLALQNLGQSRTVAVVVSGFADAVFLADQAGLVAVVPELLTRSVRHGLMTFQLPVETPPVTVSLAWHPKFQFDPAHSWLRTIVKAICSSDDSSDT from the coding sequence ATGCATCCAAAAGATTTATCTTTGCTGGCATGTCTCGACGTTCTCTTATCCGAGGGCAGCGTAGCGGGAGCAGCTTCGCGCATGAATCTCAGTACTCCGGCCATGAGTCGAATCCTCGGGAGGATTCGGTCATTGACGGGAGATCCGATTCTTGTGCGGGCCGGCCGGGGCATGGTGCCCACACCGCGAGCAGAAGAAATTCGTGAGCAGGTGAGCGCGCTCGTGGAGAACGCTCGGCAGATATTGCAAGGCTCGAGCCAATTCTCACCGCACCTTCTCAAACGTACCTTCACGCTTCGCGCAACCGACGGCTTTGTATCATCATTCGGCTCTCATTTGATTGATTCTCTCTCCAAATGTGCTCCTCACGTCAGCCTGCGATTTGCCCCACAAGGGGACGAAGACGTTGCGGGGCTTCGAGAGGGGGCGGTCGATCTTGACATCGCCTCAATAAATATCAGTGGTCCCGAAATTATAACCCAGTCCCTGTTTTCCGACCGCTTTGTCGGGGTGGTAAAGAAATCCCACCCTCTTGCCTCCGGTAAGGTTACGGTCGAACGATTCTGTAATTATCCTCAGATCTCCGCGTCACGCCGAGGACGCAAGCAGGGGCCGTTGGACTTGGCGCTCCAAAATCTCGGCCAGTCGCGCACGGTCGCCGTGGTCGTATCCGGCTTCGCGGATGCGGTGTTCCTAGCCGACCAGGCGGGCCTGGTCGCGGTTGTGCCGGAGTTGCTTACACGTAGCGTGCGTCATGGATTGATGACGTTCCAGTTGCCGGTGGAGACGCCACCGGTCACGGTGTCCCTGGCGTGGCATCCCAAATTTCAATTTGATCCTGCGCATAGCTGGTTGAGGACGATTGTAAAGGCAATCTGCTCTTCTGACGACTCGTCAGATACATAG
- a CDS encoding MFS transporter, translating into MATASTDMAPASGREATRRLLPFTVLVALGYLTVGLPLAVVPIYVHSTLGFGPVAVGWVIAMQSIGTLLTRHFAGVVSDTRGSKLAVISGAATCSFAAVLYSLSTPSLFGRTGGLGILLLARLILGLGESLLITGALAWCIGAVGSRYTGRAMVWVGIAMFGSIGAGAPAGVGLLRAGGFTFLALVAALLPILACLIAARKPGIPPHHGRRMGFLKVVGLIWPFGVSLALSTFGFGTLFAFLGLYYASHNWSGASWALSGFGLAYTVTRLIFGGLPDQMGGIRVASVTIPLQALGLIILAAAPVAEVALIGAAILGGGYSLTFPALGVEAVKHVPPQSRGAAMGAYVAFVDIGLGLTGPISGAIVSHAGYPAVFVAGALASGGAFVAMMLTSNLFVRPTVD; encoded by the coding sequence ATGGCGACGGCATCCACAGACATGGCTCCTGCCTCCGGTCGAGAAGCAACGCGGCGGCTGCTTCCCTTCACGGTTCTGGTTGCTCTCGGTTACCTCACGGTGGGATTGCCCCTAGCTGTTGTACCGATCTATGTACATAGTACGCTCGGTTTTGGTCCGGTTGCCGTTGGCTGGGTGATAGCAATGCAATCGATCGGGACATTACTGACTCGCCACTTTGCAGGTGTTGTTTCCGACACGCGTGGTTCGAAACTCGCGGTTATTTCTGGCGCTGCCACATGTTCTTTTGCAGCAGTGTTATATAGTCTGAGCACTCCGTCGCTTTTCGGGAGGACTGGTGGGCTAGGGATCCTATTATTAGCCCGGTTGATTCTCGGGTTGGGAGAAAGTCTGCTGATCACCGGCGCGTTAGCGTGGTGCATAGGGGCAGTAGGAAGCCGGTATACCGGGCGCGCGATGGTTTGGGTCGGCATAGCAATGTTCGGTTCGATCGGAGCCGGCGCGCCTGCCGGCGTTGGCCTGCTCCGAGCAGGCGGTTTTACCTTTCTTGCTCTGGTAGCGGCTCTCCTCCCGATTCTTGCGTGCCTGATTGCGGCAAGGAAGCCCGGCATACCTCCGCATCACGGCCGGCGCATGGGGTTCCTGAAGGTTGTCGGCCTCATCTGGCCATTTGGGGTAAGCTTGGCGCTGAGTACTTTCGGGTTCGGCACGCTCTTCGCGTTTCTTGGCCTCTATTACGCGTCTCACAATTGGTCCGGTGCGTCATGGGCGCTCTCGGGATTTGGCCTCGCATATACGGTCACCCGCCTCATATTCGGTGGCCTGCCCGACCAAATGGGGGGAATCAGGGTCGCGTCGGTCACTATCCCTCTCCAGGCACTCGGATTGATTATTTTAGCGGCGGCACCGGTGGCTGAAGTGGCTTTGATCGGCGCTGCCATTCTTGGAGGGGGGTACTCACTGACATTTCCGGCGCTGGGAGTCGAAGCCGTCAAACATGTTCCTCCGCAAAGCCGGGGCGCTGCAATGGGTGCTTACGTGGCGTTCGTCGATATAGGGCTTGGTCTAACTGGGCCAATTTCCGGAGCCATTGTCAGCCATGCGGGTTATCCAGCGGTCTTTGTGGCGGGAGCCCTCGCATCGGGGGGGGCGTTCGTCGCAATGATGTTGACGAGTAACCTCTTCGTTAGGCCCACCGTAGATTAA